One genomic region from Fictibacillus marinisediminis encodes:
- a CDS encoding YjcZ family sporulation protein produces MGHAVGGRGFALIVVLFVLLIIVGCACAF; encoded by the coding sequence ATGGGTCACGCTGTAGGTGGCAGAGGTTTCGCTTTGATCGTGGTATTGTTCGTGCTTCTGATTATCGTTGGCTGTGCATGTGCATTCTAA
- a CDS encoding YjcZ family sporulation protein, with the protein MSFGCGGSGFALIVVLFILLIIIGCACAFC; encoded by the coding sequence ATGTCATTTGGATGCGGTGGAAGTGGTTTCGCTCTTATTGTGGTGCTGTTCATTTTGTTAATTATCATAGGCTGTGCTTGTGCATTTTGCTAA
- a CDS encoding copper resistance CopC family protein, producing the protein MKKYILILTAVFFLCSASIASAHTGLESSQPAEGAVIKENLSKITLTFESKIENLSTMKVTKDGKPLDVKVAVKNNIMTGTAPSPLENGKYKVNYKIIGADGHIIQKDYSFAVQKPKEEKAVKEAPKKEKEKGEKTQKEEQQKKAEKAESKSNNAAAPLFIVVLLIVIIGAVLFIKRRKS; encoded by the coding sequence ATGAAGAAGTACATATTGATTCTTACCGCTGTTTTTTTTCTTTGTTCTGCGTCAATTGCATCCGCCCATACCGGCCTTGAATCTTCACAGCCGGCGGAAGGTGCTGTGATCAAAGAAAACTTAAGCAAGATCACGTTAACTTTTGAATCAAAGATTGAAAATTTAAGCACGATGAAAGTCACTAAGGATGGAAAACCCTTAGATGTAAAAGTGGCCGTAAAGAATAACATCATGACAGGCACGGCGCCCTCACCGCTTGAAAACGGGAAATATAAAGTAAATTACAAAATTATCGGTGCTGATGGCCATATTATCCAAAAAGATTATTCCTTTGCTGTTCAGAAGCCGAAAGAAGAGAAAGCTGTAAAGGAAGCACCTAAAAAAGAAAAAGAAAAAGGTGAAAAGACCCAAAAAGAAGAACAGCAGAAAAAAGCTGAAAAGGCGGAATCGAAGTCAAACAATGCAGCAGCCCCGCTGTTTATCGTAGTGCTGCTGATCGTGATTATCGGAGCCGTGCTGTTTATTAAACGAAGAAAATCATAA
- a CDS encoding metal ABC transporter solute-binding protein, Zn/Mn family, translated as MKRHYAALTFMIIGSLILSGCANGTKHKLNSPHKLTITTTLYPLEYFTKRIGGKHVSVSNVIPPGTDAHSFEPSTKDMIKISDSDAFIYNGTGIEGFADKVNETVKNEGVESIKAAKGLTLEKVEHRDEDPDEHGDKDPHIWLDPVFSIQMAKNIEQALIKLNPKAKADFTKNYLSLKKDLEKLDTSFNQTIKNSPHKEIIVSHAAYGYWEHRYGLKQIPVSGLSTSQEPSQRQLQDLIKHVKAKHIHYVLLENSASDKLARVVEHETGTKTLKLRNLETLIPKDAEANEDYLSLMQKNVQVLKQSLK; from the coding sequence ATGAAAAGACACTATGCCGCCTTGACGTTTATGATCATAGGATCACTGATACTATCCGGCTGCGCGAATGGCACTAAACATAAATTAAACAGCCCTCATAAGCTTACCATAACTACAACACTTTATCCCCTGGAATACTTTACGAAAAGGATTGGCGGTAAGCATGTTTCTGTATCAAATGTAATCCCTCCAGGCACCGATGCTCATTCTTTTGAACCGTCTACGAAAGACATGATCAAAATTTCAGACAGTGATGCATTCATCTATAACGGTACAGGAATCGAAGGATTTGCTGATAAAGTAAATGAAACGGTAAAAAACGAAGGGGTTGAATCCATAAAAGCAGCCAAGGGCCTCACGCTGGAAAAAGTGGAGCATCGTGATGAGGACCCTGACGAACATGGAGATAAAGACCCCCACATTTGGCTTGATCCGGTTTTTTCAATCCAAATGGCCAAGAACATCGAACAGGCGTTAATTAAGCTGAACCCAAAAGCCAAAGCTGACTTCACAAAGAATTACCTATCACTTAAAAAGGATCTTGAAAAGCTTGATACCTCGTTCAATCAAACGATCAAGAATAGCCCGCATAAGGAGATTATTGTTTCTCATGCTGCCTATGGATACTGGGAACATCGGTACGGCCTGAAACAGATTCCGGTTTCCGGACTGTCAACTTCTCAGGAACCGTCACAAAGACAGCTGCAAGACCTGATCAAACACGTTAAAGCAAAACATATTCACTATGTTCTTCTTGAAAACAGTGCCAGCGATAAACTGGCTAGAGTTGTAGAACATGAAACAGGAACAAAAACACTGAAATTAAGAAACTTAGAAACCCTTATTCCTAAGGATGCTGAGGCGAACGAAGATTATTTATCACTTATGCAAAAAAACGTTCAAGTCTTGAAACAGTCCTTAAAATAA
- a CDS encoding MogA/MoaB family molybdenum cofactor biosynthesis protein produces MSVEDHKRQAPSSVCCKIITVSDTRSEETDRTGTLIKEQLTLNGHTVGDYVIVKDERREIESSVLAGCEASDIQAILINGGTGIAVRDVTIETLKPLFTKEITGFGELFRMLSYIEDIGSAAILSRAAAGVVGSTAVFAMPGSTGAAALAMKKLILPELSHVIREINKDL; encoded by the coding sequence ATGAGTGTAGAAGATCATAAAAGACAGGCTCCTTCTTCTGTCTGCTGCAAGATTATTACTGTGAGTGATACGAGATCAGAAGAAACCGATCGCACCGGCACTCTTATAAAAGAGCAGTTAACGCTGAACGGCCATACAGTGGGAGACTATGTAATTGTAAAAGATGAGCGAAGGGAAATCGAATCTTCTGTCTTGGCAGGGTGTGAAGCAAGTGATATCCAGGCTATTTTAATTAATGGCGGAACTGGCATTGCTGTCAGGGATGTTACCATTGAAACGCTAAAACCATTGTTTACAAAGGAAATTACAGGTTTTGGCGAGCTTTTCAGGATGTTAAGTTATATCGAGGATATTGGATCTGCAGCCATTCTGAGCAGAGCAGCGGCAGGAGTTGTTGGCTCCACAGCGGTTTTTGCAATGCCCGGATCAACAGGAGCGGCAGCTTTAGCCATGAAAAAGCTGATTCTCCCCGAGCTCTCTCATGTCATTCGGGAAATCAATAAAGATTTATAA
- a CDS encoding Fur-regulated basic protein FbpA → MGGLLRKAVEERKNFLIQMLKKNGINKEVEAELSTWPLTELEEEYKSWLFQQKDGMDPGKKV, encoded by the coding sequence ATGGGCGGATTACTGCGGAAAGCCGTTGAAGAGAGGAAGAATTTCCTTATTCAGATGCTAAAGAAAAACGGAATAAACAAAGAAGTAGAAGCAGAGCTTTCCACATGGCCATTGACTGAATTGGAAGAAGAATATAAAAGCTGGCTTTTTCAGCAAAAGGATGGGATGGATCCTGGCAAAAAAGTTTAA
- a CDS encoding CBS domain-containing protein, with protein sequence MNIAFYLLPKEEVKYLNPESTIRQALEKLSYHKYTSVPLVSEEGQYVGTLTEGDLLWKLKEAFDLGFYDVVKTKLKDVPQRVNNISVSINSNMEDLITLATDQNFIPVTDDDGHFIGIIRRRDIIKYCANTIWNNKINEN encoded by the coding sequence ATGAACATAGCTTTTTATCTATTGCCTAAAGAAGAGGTTAAATATTTGAATCCTGAATCGACCATCAGGCAGGCATTGGAGAAGCTTTCTTATCACAAATATACATCTGTTCCCCTTGTTTCAGAGGAAGGGCAGTATGTCGGTACGCTCACAGAAGGGGATCTGCTTTGGAAATTGAAAGAAGCGTTCGACCTTGGCTTCTATGATGTAGTGAAAACAAAACTGAAGGATGTTCCACAGCGTGTGAACAACATCTCAGTATCAATCAATTCAAATATGGAAGATTTAATTACGTTGGCAACTGACCAGAACTTTATTCCGGTGACTGACGACGACGGGCATTTTATTGGGATTATCCGCCGCCGGGACATCATTAAGTACTGCGCAAATACAATATGGAATAACAAAATAAATGAAAACTAG
- a CDS encoding ribonucleoside-diphosphate reductase subunit alpha, which produces MNWLDEILLGFPQLDKKEEYTEQIGYYADNGSSQTEAMNMAILHALERISMHEPDWTFVAGRMHLKKIYSDAVKNRGGQGVHGYGQFYGLIRTLTDKGIYDNNLLSSYSPEEIDELEAVIVPQRDELFTYIGLRTLADRYLAKSHDGKVFELPQERFMIIAMSLMSDEPSGRRMDLIKEAYWAMSNLYMTVATPTLANAGKSYGQLSSCFIDTMDDSLRGIYDSTTDAATLSKGGGGISVYLGKIRSLGSEIRGFKGNSSGIIPWAKLLNQTAVSVDQLGQRKGAIAIYYNVFGKDLFSFLDAKLNNGDERQRVHDLFLGLCIPDLFMEKAESREDWYLFDPYTVKKVMGYELDDFFDEEPGKGSFRDKYDECAAAADQGLFGEKGSGGYDVVPAIEIFKRIMKSQLETGVPYMFYRDTVNRANPNKHAGMVYCSNLCTEIAQNGSATTVEEEVTQDGKILITKIPGDYVTCNLSSISLAKAVKDDVLERLIPIQIRMLDNVIDMNQERIEVKQAVLTNKKYRAIGLGTFGLHHLLAVEGIRWESEEAVAYNDRLYEKISYLSIRASYELAKEKGAYPAFKGSDWETGVYFEDRKYESEEWTILKEQVHQTGLRNAWLMAVAPNATTSLIANSTASVDPIFKKEYSEEKKDFRIPVTAPDLTPQTSWYYKSAYELDQHWSIRQNAVRQKHVDQSISFNFYVKNTIKAKELLDLHMTAWKSGLKTTYYTRSTSIAELEDCESCSS; this is translated from the coding sequence ATGAATTGGCTGGATGAAATTCTATTGGGCTTTCCCCAGCTTGATAAAAAGGAAGAGTATACAGAACAGATAGGCTATTATGCTGATAATGGCAGTTCTCAAACAGAAGCGATGAATATGGCTATTTTGCATGCACTTGAAAGAATTTCAATGCATGAGCCGGATTGGACCTTCGTCGCAGGAAGAATGCATCTTAAAAAAATCTACTCAGATGCAGTAAAAAACAGGGGGGGCCAGGGAGTTCATGGCTATGGCCAATTCTATGGATTAATTCGTACACTGACAGACAAAGGAATCTATGATAATAACTTGTTAAGCAGCTATTCACCAGAAGAAATAGATGAGCTTGAAGCGGTGATTGTCCCTCAAAGGGATGAGCTTTTTACATATATAGGACTTCGTACATTGGCTGACCGTTATCTTGCCAAATCGCATGATGGCAAAGTGTTTGAATTGCCTCAGGAACGATTTATGATCATCGCGATGTCCTTGATGTCCGACGAACCTTCAGGCCGCCGCATGGATCTGATTAAAGAAGCGTACTGGGCAATGTCGAACCTGTATATGACCGTGGCAACTCCTACACTTGCCAATGCGGGTAAAAGCTATGGCCAGCTGTCAAGCTGCTTCATCGATACGATGGATGACAGCCTTCGAGGAATCTATGATTCTACAACAGATGCAGCAACACTTTCGAAAGGCGGAGGAGGGATCTCCGTTTACCTTGGCAAAATCAGAAGCCTTGGTTCAGAGATAAGAGGCTTCAAGGGCAATTCATCGGGCATTATTCCATGGGCGAAGCTGTTGAACCAGACAGCGGTCAGTGTCGATCAGCTCGGACAGAGAAAGGGAGCCATCGCCATCTACTACAATGTGTTCGGCAAGGATCTTTTTTCTTTTCTTGATGCCAAGCTGAATAATGGTGACGAACGGCAGCGGGTTCATGACCTGTTTTTGGGTCTCTGCATTCCGGATTTATTTATGGAAAAGGCAGAGTCGAGAGAAGACTGGTATCTGTTTGATCCTTATACGGTAAAAAAAGTAATGGGCTATGAATTGGATGATTTTTTTGATGAAGAACCCGGCAAAGGGAGTTTCCGCGATAAATATGATGAGTGCGCGGCCGCAGCCGATCAAGGGCTTTTTGGTGAAAAAGGTTCAGGAGGCTATGACGTTGTACCAGCCATTGAAATTTTTAAAAGAATCATGAAAAGCCAGCTGGAAACGGGAGTGCCGTATATGTTTTACCGGGACACGGTTAATCGGGCTAATCCTAATAAGCATGCCGGAATGGTTTACTGCAGCAATCTTTGCACGGAAATTGCCCAGAACGGATCAGCGACTACGGTCGAAGAGGAAGTAACACAGGACGGTAAAATCTTGATCACAAAGATACCTGGAGATTATGTGACTTGCAACTTAAGCTCTATTTCGCTTGCAAAAGCAGTAAAGGATGATGTGCTTGAGAGATTGATCCCAATCCAAATCCGTATGCTGGATAATGTCATTGATATGAATCAGGAGCGAATAGAAGTGAAACAAGCGGTGCTTACCAATAAGAAGTACAGGGCGATCGGATTGGGTACATTCGGGCTGCATCACTTGCTGGCAGTGGAAGGAATACGCTGGGAATCTGAAGAAGCCGTAGCTTATAATGACCGTCTTTATGAAAAAATCAGCTATTTAAGCATCCGGGCCAGCTATGAACTGGCGAAGGAAAAAGGCGCCTATCCCGCCTTTAAAGGATCTGACTGGGAAACCGGTGTTTATTTTGAAGACAGGAAGTATGAGTCTGAAGAGTGGACTATATTAAAAGAGCAGGTTCATCAGACAGGCCTGCGGAATGCATGGCTTATGGCGGTTGCTCCGAATGCGACGACCAGTTTAATTGCGAACTCCACAGCATCCGTCGATCCTATTTTTAAAAAAGAGTACTCTGAGGAGAAGAAGGATTTTAGGATCCCGGTGACGGCTCCAGATCTTACACCTCAGACAAGCTGGTATTATAAATCGGCATACGAGCTGGATCAGCATTGGAGCATTAGACAGAACGCCGTCAGACAGAAGCATGTAGACCAGTCCATCTCGTTTAACTTTTATGTCAAAAATACGATTAAAGCGAAGGAACTTCTCGATCTTCACATGACGGCATGGAAATCAGGTCTCAAAACAACGTATTATACGAGGTCTACATCTATTGCAGAATTGGAAGACTGTGAAAGCTGTTCCAGCTAA
- a CDS encoding ribonucleotide-diphosphate reductase subunit beta has translation MKTKTLTERKLYDVEAPNASTGLINGQSSNVLNWDDVRYSWAYPLYKNMLANFWTPFEINMSGDVKQYPNLSSEEKDTFNKIIGLLAFLDSIQTDYSSRVAAYLTDSSLSALMTVLSFQEVVHNQSYSYVLSSLVNKQKQDEIFEYWKHDPVLRERNDFIANGYLKFTEEPSPKTFMESIVYDIVLEGLNFYSGFAFFYNLARNQKMVASSTMINYINRDEQLHVRLFCQIFKELLNEVPELNSEETVQFVQETFKKAAELEIQWGRYIIGDRFPGLRMDELEAYIKFMANKRVNELGIQRPFDGFRENPMKWIKAYEDINHGKSDFFEQKSRQYTKVSDANGFDDL, from the coding sequence ATGAAAACGAAAACACTGACAGAACGGAAACTATATGATGTAGAAGCACCGAATGCTTCTACCGGTCTAATTAACGGACAGAGCTCCAATGTCTTAAATTGGGATGACGTTCGGTACAGCTGGGCATACCCGCTCTATAAAAACATGCTCGCGAATTTTTGGACTCCCTTTGAGATCAATATGTCTGGCGACGTGAAACAATATCCGAATCTATCAAGCGAGGAAAAGGATACTTTTAATAAGATCATTGGACTGTTGGCGTTTCTGGACAGCATTCAGACGGATTACTCTTCAAGAGTGGCGGCGTACTTGACCGATTCCAGCCTGTCGGCACTAATGACGGTTTTATCCTTTCAGGAGGTTGTGCATAACCAGTCCTATTCGTATGTGTTATCGAGCTTGGTGAACAAGCAAAAACAAGATGAGATTTTTGAATACTGGAAGCATGATCCTGTCTTAAGGGAACGGAACGATTTTATTGCAAACGGCTATCTGAAGTTTACAGAAGAGCCATCACCAAAAACGTTTATGGAATCGATCGTCTATGACATTGTCCTTGAGGGATTAAACTTCTATTCTGGTTTTGCTTTCTTTTATAATCTTGCCCGAAACCAGAAAATGGTCGCCTCCAGTACGATGATCAATTATATCAACCGGGATGAGCAGCTGCACGTCAGGCTCTTCTGCCAAATTTTCAAAGAACTGCTGAATGAAGTTCCGGAATTGAATTCTGAAGAGACGGTCCAGTTTGTTCAGGAAACCTTTAAAAAGGCGGCTGAACTGGAAATACAGTGGGGACGGTACATTATCGGGGACCGTTTTCCTGGGTTGCGAATGGATGAACTTGAAGCCTATATTAAATTCATGGCCAATAAGCGGGTCAATGAGCTGGGAATACAGCGTCCTTTTGATGGGTTTAGAGAGAATCCAATGAAATGGATCAAAGCGTATGAAGATATCAATCATGGTAAGAGTGATTTTTTTGAACAGAAGTCAAGACAATATACAAAAGTCTCAGATGCCAATGGTTTTGACGATTTGTAA
- the crcB gene encoding fluoride efflux transporter CrcB, translating into MLLYVLVGLAGIAGALLRYGLGLGIALVWEGSYPLATFLTNMAGSFALGYLTFRIGRNPRIHPYLMTVLGTGLIGSFTTFSTFTVENIQLLQTGRTATAVLYIILSLLGGLTMSWLGFLLGSLTRGGEEQRV; encoded by the coding sequence ATGCTGCTTTACGTACTTGTGGGACTGGCAGGAATAGCCGGTGCCCTTCTACGGTACGGCCTTGGGCTCGGTATCGCACTTGTTTGGGAAGGGAGCTATCCGCTGGCGACCTTCTTAACCAACATGGCAGGCTCATTTGCTCTCGGATATCTTACGTTTCGAATCGGCAGAAATCCCAGGATTCACCCCTATTTAATGACGGTGCTTGGAACAGGATTGATCGGGTCGTTTACGACATTTTCTACATTTACTGTGGAAAATATTCAGCTTCTTCAGACGGGCCGCACGGCAACAGCAGTCCTATATATCATCCTAAGTTTACTAGGCGGGCTAACCATGTCATGGCTAGGTTTCCTTCTTGGATCACTGACACGAGGCGGCGAGGAACAGCGAGTATGA
- the crcB gene encoding fluoride efflux transporter CrcB gives MMQVMLVAAGGFFGAIFRFGLGQFIKRITDSPFPIATLFVNITGSFLLGMLTGMHAGDSIRLFFGIGFMGAFTTFSTLKLENIQFYRKRQWKYLITYLAISYAGGLLAAFIGFMINFK, from the coding sequence ATGATGCAAGTGATGCTTGTAGCAGCGGGCGGGTTCTTTGGAGCCATTTTCAGATTTGGCCTTGGACAATTCATAAAAAGGATAACAGACTCCCCTTTTCCAATCGCTACCTTGTTTGTTAATATTACTGGTTCATTTCTACTCGGTATGCTTACAGGAATGCACGCGGGAGATTCTATCAGACTGTTTTTTGGCATAGGATTTATGGGGGCGTTCACTACGTTTTCTACTTTAAAACTGGAGAACATTCAATTCTATAGAAAAAGGCAGTGGAAGTATTTAATTACTTATCTGGCAATCAGTTATGCGGGAGGACTTCTGGCGGCATTTATCGGTTTTATGATAAACTTCAAATGA
- a CDS encoding DedA family protein, with translation MKEMILSLLEWIVGLGHLGIALGLMIEVIPSELVLSYAGYMISQGHLTFAGSVIAGTIGGTIAQLFLYWMGYYGGRPFLEKYGKYILISHKQIDLSESWFQKYGTGVIFFARFIPVVRHAISIPAGIAKMRFSTFTLYTLIAIIPWSILFIYLGTTLGSNWEDIKTIAAPYTRGIMIAAILLLFIVVLLKVKKGKK, from the coding sequence TTGAAAGAAATGATATTATCACTTTTGGAATGGATTGTAGGGCTTGGACATTTAGGCATTGCTCTTGGTCTTATGATAGAAGTCATTCCCAGTGAACTTGTTTTATCTTACGCAGGCTATATGATCTCACAAGGACATTTGACCTTTGCAGGCTCTGTAATTGCCGGAACGATTGGCGGAACCATTGCCCAGCTATTTCTATATTGGATGGGGTATTATGGAGGACGGCCGTTTTTGGAGAAGTACGGTAAATATATCCTGATCAGCCACAAACAAATTGATCTTTCAGAAAGTTGGTTTCAAAAATACGGGACTGGCGTGATCTTTTTTGCCCGTTTTATCCCTGTTGTTCGCCATGCCATCTCCATTCCAGCGGGTATCGCGAAGATGCGTTTCTCTACATTTACACTGTATACTTTGATAGCCATCATTCCCTGGTCGATCTTGTTTATCTACCTTGGAACCACGCTGGGCAGTAACTGGGAAGATATTAAAACCATTGCGGCGCCTTATACAAGAGGAATAATGATAGCTGCCATATTGCTGTTGTTTATCGTTGTTTTGCTCAAAGTGAAAAAAGGAAAAAAATAG
- a CDS encoding NAD(P)H-dependent flavin oxidoreductase — protein MKQSILSLFDIQYPIVQAGMAGGPATPELAAAVSNAGGLGTLGAGYMKPADLQAAIKTIRETSDKPYAVNLFLPEEFMEDRAQTEKMQALLAPFRSSLGLEKMTGKKEHQSIFQEQLQCVLDAQVPIVSFTFNAPSDELVDLLKGHGVRIMATATSVEEGQKLEALGIDAISAQGSEAGGHRGTFIGEAEDALIGTMALIPLLTDAVSVPVIAAGGIMDGRGIAAAMALGASGVQLGTAFLASAESGAHPLHKDAVLHAKETDLRLTKAFSGKMARGINNDFMKQMAAVEDLPPYPIQNAMTSEIRKKAASEGKREWMSLWAGQGAPLAESRPAREIMNHLLKEYNEVISQMKPF, from the coding sequence ATGAAGCAATCCATTCTATCACTTTTCGATATTCAATATCCCATCGTACAAGCAGGAATGGCCGGCGGGCCAGCTACTCCTGAGCTGGCTGCGGCTGTTTCCAATGCCGGAGGATTAGGAACCCTGGGTGCAGGATACATGAAACCTGCAGATCTACAAGCTGCAATCAAAACAATCAGGGAAACATCGGATAAGCCTTATGCTGTAAATCTTTTCCTCCCTGAAGAATTCATGGAGGACAGAGCGCAGACAGAAAAGATGCAGGCGCTGCTCGCACCTTTCCGCTCTTCACTTGGTCTGGAAAAGATGACGGGTAAAAAAGAACATCAGTCCATCTTTCAAGAACAGCTTCAATGTGTCCTTGATGCGCAAGTTCCGATCGTGAGTTTTACATTTAACGCCCCCTCAGATGAACTTGTGGATCTTTTGAAAGGGCACGGGGTAAGGATTATGGCTACTGCAACATCAGTGGAGGAAGGTCAGAAGCTGGAGGCACTGGGGATTGACGCCATTTCTGCACAAGGCAGCGAGGCTGGCGGCCACCGGGGAACGTTTATAGGTGAAGCAGAAGATGCATTGATCGGGACGATGGCACTCATTCCGCTGCTCACAGATGCGGTTTCTGTGCCAGTTATAGCAGCCGGAGGAATTATGGACGGACGGGGAATCGCTGCCGCTATGGCACTCGGAGCGAGTGGAGTACAGCTCGGTACGGCATTTTTAGCTTCAGCTGAAAGCGGTGCCCATCCTTTGCATAAAGACGCCGTTCTTCATGCAAAGGAAACGGATCTGCGGCTGACGAAGGCTTTTTCTGGAAAGATGGCCAGGGGCATCAACAATGATTTTATGAAGCAGATGGCAGCAGTAGAAGATCTCCCGCCATACCCGATTCAGAATGCAATGACGTCAGAAATCCGCAAGAAAGCGGCAAGTGAAGGTAAAAGAGAGTGGATGTCATTATGGGCAGGGCAAGGTGCTCCTCTTGCAGAAAGCCGTCCTGCCCGTGAAATAATGAACCATCTGCTGAAGGAATACAACGAAGTCATAAGCCAGATGAAACCGTTCTGA
- a CDS encoding DUF948 domain-containing protein, which yields MAIIYISIAVVVAALVFLGVHAVKLMKSSRQTMESLNRTTQLMQAEMNDVTNQTALLNEKTEYLKYDIYNKKQSIKSVGDSAKELKNTTAELLRKFKK from the coding sequence ATGGCCATTATTTATATCAGTATTGCTGTCGTCGTTGCTGCATTGGTTTTCCTTGGGGTCCATGCTGTTAAACTGATGAAATCGAGCCGCCAGACGATGGAGAGCTTAAACCGGACGACGCAGCTCATGCAGGCGGAAATGAACGATGTAACCAATCAGACTGCTCTTCTGAACGAGAAAACAGAGTACTTAAAATATGATATTTATAATAAAAAACAAAGCATTAAAAGTGTTGGAGATTCTGCTAAAGAATTGAAGAATACAACAGCAGAACTCCTCAGAAAGTTTAAAAAATAA